The following are encoded in a window of Methylicorpusculum oleiharenae genomic DNA:
- a CDS encoding PRTRC system protein A: MMTSYLTDQRDQIVFGETPTLMQSLHGEGLPKPETGKHRFVFSGDGVYIEAINPVLEVRLPVAESSIKLPYERIGTIGVRLPHGQIPKRILQDVCEKTFLCAPSEWAGLVVWDKIRKEYSLYEPDVISFSAGHVSYLNVLPDEYELVMDLHSHGDMPAFFSKADDKSDIGGFYIAGVVGNCDSSEPTFATRILFNGHFFECRDFRKFFSSEG; the protein is encoded by the coding sequence ATGATGACTAGCTACCTCACCGACCAACGCGACCAAATTGTTTTTGGCGAAACACCAACCTTGATGCAGTCTTTACATGGAGAAGGATTGCCCAAGCCGGAAACAGGCAAGCATCGGTTCGTGTTTTCTGGTGATGGCGTGTATATCGAAGCGATCAATCCGGTATTGGAAGTTCGGCTGCCGGTGGCGGAGTCATCGATCAAGTTGCCCTACGAACGAATAGGCACGATCGGTGTGCGGTTGCCGCATGGCCAAATTCCGAAACGGATTTTGCAAGATGTTTGCGAGAAAACTTTCCTTTGCGCCCCGAGCGAGTGGGCTGGATTGGTGGTGTGGGACAAAATCCGAAAAGAATATTCTCTGTATGAGCCGGATGTGATTTCATTTAGTGCTGGACATGTTTCCTATTTGAATGTGCTGCCGGATGAATATGAGCTGGTCATGGATCTGCATTCGCATGGCGATATGCCTGCGTTCTTTTCCAAGGCAGACGACAAGTCCGATATTGGTGGTTTCTATATCGCCGGTGTGGTTGGCAACTGCGATTCAAGTGAACCGACTTTTGCCACGCGGATCCTGTTCAATGGGCATTTCTTTGAGTGCCGGGATTTTCGGAAATTTTTTAGTTCAGAGGGGTAA